The Diprion similis isolate iyDipSimi1 chromosome 11, iyDipSimi1.1, whole genome shotgun sequence genome includes a region encoding these proteins:
- the LOC124412598 gene encoding ubiquitin-like protein 3 isoform X2 — protein sequence MSSRNIPSDKINLRLILVSGKTKEFLFSPSDSAGDIAHHVFENWPEDWAEEAVAKAEILRLIYQGRFLHSNVTLGALGLPFGKTIVMHLVPRENLPEPNSQGLQPHRTADNPLLYTRP from the exons ATGAGTTCGAGAAATATTCCCTCAGACAAG ATAAATCTACGCCTAATACTTGTCAGCGGTAAAACAAAAGAGTTCCTATTTAGTCCGAGCGATTCTGCTGGAGACATAGCACACCATGTGTTTGAAAACTGGCCTGaag ATTGGGCGGAAGAAGCGGTCGCGAAGGCGGAAATTTTACGACTAATTTACCAGGGTCGTTTTCTACACAGCAACGTTACTTTAGGTGCGCTCGGCCTCCCCTTCGGTAAAACAATAGTAATGCATCTTGTCCCACGCGAGAATCTCCCCGAGCCTAATTCTCAAG GTCTTCAGCCACATCGAACAGCGGACAACCCGCTGTTATATACGCGGCCATGA
- the LOC124412363 gene encoding torso-like protein: MRELGQLVAVLAWVVFRTHLVSAQSPHLGGAVNVFSRYGYLSISMRVVPRNDTESWIFREPTLDVFLNPVAAPPRPQDKNAVLKGDFHMEFCDNIRQLLQAYFRDFTFERLDRPWRAFTASWSRTAIARHLGINASFATGDHCYVLVRVARFRESQRLNGPVDSLILDEAIAREVENVTIGDYGSVIRFVRNFGSHYVSSYVTGNSLYQVFVYTPQVYLRIKGRLKSRGVGELSTSELNNFFSPWYAEHMGAIQSASGNRSVEAWAVDRLRVQYYIFTYASLLKLHGDVPLLRQLDSLLGNEALLQLQLRTLEPLFKNHPARLAWFREIIDNFFKLCEVNV, encoded by the exons ATGCGAGAACTAGGACAATTGGTGGCGGTACTGGCGTGGGTGGTGTTCAGGACTCACCTGGTCTCGGCGCAGTCGCCGCACCTTGGAGGAGCTGTGAACGTCTTCAGCAGATACGGTTACCTAAGCATAAGCATGAGGGTGGTACCGAGGAACGACACGGAGAGTTGGATATTCCGGGAACCAACGTTGGACGTGTTCCTGAACCCGGTTGCGGCGCCGCCGCGTCCGCAGGACAAAAACGCGGTGCTTAAGGGCGACTTTCACATGGAGTTTTGCGACAACATAAGACAGCTGCTCCAGGCCTACTTCAGGGACTTTACGTTCGAGAGACTCGACAGACCCTGGCGAGCCTTCACCGCGAGTTGGTCGAGGACGGCGATCGCCAGACACCTTGGTATAAACGCGTCATTCGCGACCGGGGATCACTGCTACGTCCTCGTCCGCGTCGCCAGATTCAGGGAAAGCCAGCGGCTAAACGGACCCGTGGATTCGCTGATACTCGACGAGGCGATAGCGCGGGAAGTCGAGAACGTTACGATCGGGGATTACGGAAGCGTCATTAGATTCGTGAGAAACTTTGGATCGCACTACGTGTCGTCGTACGTGACGGGAAATTCGCTCTATCAG GTGTTCGTATACACGCCGCAGGTGTATTTGCGTATAAAAGGAAGACTGAAGTCCCGTGGCGTTGGTGAACTCTCGACGTCCGAGCTgaacaatttcttttcaccatGGTACGCGGAGCACATGGGTGCGATACAATCTGCAAGTGGGAACCGATCGGTGGAAGCGTGGGCGGTGGACAGACTGCGAGTACAATACTACATATTTACCTACGCGAGTTTGCTGAAACTTCACGGTGACGTGCCGCTGCTACGTCAGCTGGATTCGCTCCTCGGTAACGAGGCTCTGCTTCAGCTTCAGCTCCGAACCCTGGAGCCACTCTTCAAGAATCATCCGGCCCGACTCGCGTGGTTTCGCGaaataattgacaattttttcaaactttgcgaAGTGAACGTGTGA
- the LOC124412364 gene encoding tetratricopeptide repeat protein 5-like — MSEIIDEKVVAGAKSPAAVKEDPIVVLTERVQSLYLFRDHYFVNNSIDRAIEKSGDVEKEMRNTLSKFDDYKGYEIDGARAKYYYLKGRCLNVVDRFMPQAEELLSKAVKLEPKLVEAWNELGECYWKNDDIQQAKNCFVGALPHGRNKISLRNLSMVLRQEPTSSYDQRVNNVQLGLEYAKEAVSLDTSDGTSWAILGNAHLSSFFAINQNPKTLRQCMSAYSQAEKDIIARSNPDLFYNKAIALKYEEEYKLALEAFDQSMLLDPIWETPRIKQQQLLKYLKDVQDLTTTKGRLKVKKLHQLVQGLDTKHLGPYKGGSYTLGDKSVKLDLVSMKDLTPGVNVEKVVYGKVVCWIQDPDCVPFTFCLMDADKSCYSVTVYNLARGRGVTVADTVVIPEPFLTHHNFSFRDNNFDFKSIRVETPIILVVNGKKLGRDQQASAKLSTFKKTD; from the exons atgtctGAAATAATCGATGAGAAAGTCGTTGCGGGGGCGAAAAGTCCGGCTGCTGTCAAGGAAGATCCCATCGTCGTTTTGACA GAACGAGTACAATCGCTTTACTTATTCAGAGACCATTATTTCGTTAACAACTCGATCGATCGTGCCATTGAAAAGAGTGGCGATGTTGAAAAAGAGATGAGAAATACTCTGAGTAAGTTTGACGATTATAAAGGTTATGAGATCGACGGGGCACGGGCCAAATATTACTACCTCAAAGGACGATGTCTGAATGTGGTAGATCGCTTTATGCCTCAGGCCGAAGAGTTGTTGAGTAAAGCGGTAAAACTGGAGCCAAAGTTAGTTGAAGCTTGGAACGAGCTTGGCGAGTGCTATTGGAAAAATGATGACATTCAACAAGCTAAAAATTGTTTCGTCGGCGCTCTACCTCAT ggaagaaataaaatatcgctTCGCAATTTGTCCATGGTTCTAAGACAAGAACCGACCTCCAGTTATGATCAGAGAGTAAACAACGTACAGCTAGGCTTGGAATATGCGAAAGAAGCCGTTAGCTTAGATACTTCGGACGGAACGTCGTGGGCGATTCTTGGGAATGCACACCTCTCTTCCTTCTTTGCAATTAATCAAAATCCAAAAACTTTGCGGCAATGTATGTCTGCTTATTCGCAAGCC gAAAAAGATATTATTGCGAGAAGCAATCctgatttattttacaacaaaGCAATT GCTCTGAAGTACGAGGAGGAATATAAACTAGCTTTGGAAGCGTTCGATCAATCAATGCTGTTAGACCCAATTTGGGAAACTCCTCGTATTAAGCAGCAGCAACTTTTGAAGTATCTCAAGGATGTACAAGACTTGACTACTACCAAGGGCCGATTAAAAGTCAAAAAACTTCATCAGCTTGTGCAG GGTCTGGATACGAAACATTTGGGACCATACAAGGGTGGCTCCTATACCTTAGGAGATAAATCAGTGAAACTAGATTTAGTTTCGATGAAAGATCTGACGCCTGGTGTGAACGTAGAAAAAGTCGTTTATGGAAAAGTTGTCTGCTGGATCCAAGATCCTGACTGCGTACCTTT TACGTTTTGCTTGATGGATGCTGACAAAAGCTGTTATTCCGTCACCGTATACAATTTGGCAAGAGGACGGGGAGTTACTGTCGCCGATACGGTCGTTATTCCGGAACCCTTTTTGACGCATCATAATTTCTCTTTTCGTGACAAC AATTTCGATTTTAAATCAATACGAGTCGAAACACCTATCATATTAGTCGTCAATGGGAAGAAATTGGGCCGTGATCAACAAGCTAGCGCAAAATTATCAACGTTTAAGAAGACGGATTAG
- the LOC124412598 gene encoding ubiquitin-like protein 3 isoform X1 produces MSSRNIPSDKINLRLILVSGKTKEFLFSPSDSAGDIAHHVFENWPEDWAEEAVAKAEILRLIYQGRFLHSNVTLGALGLPFGKTIVMHLVPRENLPEPNSQDQRQKSKGGGSSCCSASCCIL; encoded by the exons ATGAGTTCGAGAAATATTCCCTCAGACAAG ATAAATCTACGCCTAATACTTGTCAGCGGTAAAACAAAAGAGTTCCTATTTAGTCCGAGCGATTCTGCTGGAGACATAGCACACCATGTGTTTGAAAACTGGCCTGaag ATTGGGCGGAAGAAGCGGTCGCGAAGGCGGAAATTTTACGACTAATTTACCAGGGTCGTTTTCTACACAGCAACGTTACTTTAGGTGCGCTCGGCCTCCCCTTCGGTAAAACAATAGTAATGCATCTTGTCCCACGCGAGAATCTCCCCGAGCCTAATTCTCAAG ACCAGAGACAAAAGAGTAAAGGCGGCGGAAGCAGTTGCTGCTCAGCCTCGTGTTGCATACTTTAA